A section of the Jatrophihabitans sp. genome encodes:
- a CDS encoding amino acid adenylation domain-containing protein, which translates to MSVSTAADAQHEEWPPVLVPTDRPRSAGHVPRCTAVARMPRDSVVEVPDQFLLDCFAALLFRYTRQSRISLTHGAQITRYTVTGSAVVAELPRVEGPPPVRDEGCELLLDVGQQAVELHYDPALFDAVTADQLLAHLRTLTADAASAPRRPIELLRLMSDAELHTMLRQWNDTERPREDDACLHTAFVAAAGRQPAAIAVVHQGRRWTYAEVNSAANRLAHYLRTRGVGPDVRVGIYLGRSPGLLIGMLAVLKAGGAFVPIDPHHPQARVATMVSGSSCALIITDSRLAGDLDAQTTPQLLLDRDAELLAAQPPTDPEPVAGPENLCYIIHTSGSTGAPKAIALRHRGVTNNLEDLITRYGIGAADSVLALSSPSFDMSIFEFLGLTAAGGTVVIPDPDRTRDPAHWAQLIADERVTIWNSAPALLGLLTDHAEQVSSPASLPSLRLALLGGDWVPLTLPDRARHASPGMRVTVMGGATEASIHSTIFEVEDIDPAWTSIPYGRPMANQRTYILDEAAQPVPPGVAGELYLAGTGLARGYLDQPELTAERFLDWSFGEIRGERLYRTGDLARYGRDGLIELLGRIDLQVKINGHRIELGEIESVLSSHPEVQQVALATRNNQLVAYVVLSCAVAPEQLIDLAAERLPGYMVPAHVVVMDRLPLSPNGKVDRAALPAPDLDRSPWQAARTPVERVLADIVSELLDGQPIGVDDDFLFLGGDSVRAIQLVSRAKARGVVITAAQVLELRTVAALAAAAVTTQPSPSPERAAAVFDQVEEADRDELSDRYPDLVEIWPLTPLQTGILFELLLEDDDNGGSYRLQTKIELTGAPAPDRVRDACARLVARHASLRTAFVSDVADEPAQVVLSALEPPWRHVDLTHLDVADRDRALGQLLDEERGLLPDPDSPPLLRFALISLEADRALLVLTAYHLLYDGWSEGVMARELAELYAGVELPPPGDFRDYLHWLGQQDPTASIQAWQDRLSGLDGPTLLAPGLDLTEPTDMREEIIAIGRHELVPDHRLLATRSAIAQAAWAIVLGELTGRADVVFGVTVSGRPGELAGVESMVGMLINTIPMRVRLNPEQSIADLFTQLASAQVSMLAHEHLGLIDIHQAVDATRLFDTLVVCQSFPAAGPGNDALGLGKIHTSGIGNYPLTLLVEMERLIVQYDARCHDAEGVVAIAERFREVAAQLTAGAYRTDLALPLAAPAARPGHA; encoded by the coding sequence GTGAGCGTGTCTACCGCAGCGGACGCCCAGCACGAGGAGTGGCCTCCCGTCCTGGTCCCCACCGACAGGCCGCGCTCGGCCGGTCACGTGCCGCGGTGCACGGCGGTGGCCCGCATGCCGCGGGACTCGGTCGTGGAAGTTCCGGACCAGTTCCTGCTCGACTGCTTCGCCGCCCTGCTGTTTCGCTACACCAGGCAGAGCAGGATCAGCCTCACCCACGGCGCGCAGATCACGCGGTACACGGTCACGGGCTCAGCGGTCGTGGCCGAGCTCCCGCGAGTCGAGGGGCCTCCCCCGGTCAGGGACGAGGGGTGCGAGCTGCTGCTGGACGTCGGTCAGCAGGCGGTCGAGCTGCACTACGACCCCGCGCTGTTCGACGCGGTGACAGCCGATCAGCTGCTGGCTCACCTACGCACGCTCACCGCCGACGCGGCCAGCGCGCCGCGGCGGCCGATCGAGCTGCTGAGGCTCATGTCCGACGCCGAGCTCCACACCATGCTGAGGCAGTGGAATGACACCGAGCGCCCACGCGAGGACGACGCCTGCCTGCACACGGCGTTCGTGGCGGCTGCGGGGCGCCAACCGGCGGCCATCGCCGTGGTTCATCAAGGCCGGCGGTGGACCTACGCCGAGGTCAACAGCGCCGCCAACCGCCTGGCGCACTACCTTCGCACGCGCGGGGTCGGGCCAGACGTCCGCGTCGGCATCTACCTGGGGCGCTCACCGGGCCTTCTCATCGGCATGCTGGCAGTGCTCAAGGCTGGGGGCGCGTTCGTCCCGATCGACCCGCATCACCCGCAGGCGCGCGTAGCCACCATGGTCTCCGGCTCCAGTTGCGCGCTCATCATCACCGACAGTCGGTTGGCAGGCGACCTCGACGCCCAGACGACGCCACAGCTGTTGCTCGATCGCGACGCCGAGCTGCTGGCCGCCCAGCCGCCGACGGACCCAGAGCCCGTCGCTGGGCCCGAGAACCTGTGCTACATCATCCACACCTCCGGATCGACCGGGGCCCCCAAGGCGATCGCGCTGCGGCACCGGGGGGTGACCAATAACCTCGAGGACCTCATCACGCGCTACGGCATCGGAGCGGCAGACTCGGTGCTCGCGCTGTCCTCACCCAGCTTCGACATGTCGATCTTCGAGTTCCTCGGGTTGACCGCCGCCGGCGGGACCGTCGTGATCCCGGACCCGGATCGGACCCGGGATCCGGCGCACTGGGCGCAGCTCATCGCTGACGAGCGGGTCACGATATGGAATTCCGCCCCGGCGCTGCTGGGCCTGCTGACCGATCACGCCGAACAGGTGAGCTCTCCGGCCTCGTTGCCGTCGCTGCGGCTGGCCCTGCTCGGCGGTGACTGGGTGCCGCTCACGCTTCCCGACCGGGCCCGCCACGCCAGCCCGGGCATGAGAGTCACCGTGATGGGGGGTGCGACAGAGGCGTCGATCCACTCCACCATCTTCGAGGTCGAGGACATCGACCCCGCCTGGACATCCATCCCCTACGGCCGCCCGATGGCCAATCAGCGCACCTACATCCTCGACGAGGCCGCCCAGCCCGTGCCGCCAGGTGTGGCCGGAGAGCTCTACCTTGCCGGGACGGGGCTGGCCCGGGGCTACCTCGATCAACCAGAGCTCACCGCGGAGCGATTCCTCGACTGGTCATTCGGCGAGATTCGCGGCGAGCGGCTCTACCGGACCGGGGACCTGGCTCGCTACGGCCGGGACGGGTTGATCGAGCTGCTCGGGCGTATCGACCTCCAGGTCAAGATCAACGGCCATCGGATCGAGCTGGGCGAGATCGAGTCGGTGCTCTCCAGCCACCCCGAGGTGCAGCAAGTCGCGCTGGCGACCAGGAACAACCAGCTGGTCGCGTACGTGGTCCTCTCCTGCGCGGTCGCGCCCGAGCAGTTGATCGACCTGGCCGCCGAACGCCTGCCGGGCTACATGGTCCCGGCGCACGTGGTCGTGATGGACCGCCTGCCGCTGAGCCCCAACGGCAAGGTGGACCGGGCCGCGCTGCCCGCTCCCGACCTCGACCGGTCGCCCTGGCAGGCCGCGCGCACCCCGGTCGAGCGGGTTTTGGCAGACATCGTGAGCGAGCTTCTGGACGGGCAGCCCATCGGCGTCGACGACGACTTCCTGTTCCTCGGCGGCGACAGCGTCCGAGCCATCCAGCTCGTCAGCCGGGCCAAGGCGCGCGGTGTCGTCATCACCGCCGCGCAGGTGCTCGAGCTGCGCACGGTCGCGGCCCTGGCGGCGGCAGCCGTGACCACGCAGCCCAGCCCATCGCCCGAGCGTGCGGCGGCCGTCTTCGACCAGGTGGAAGAAGCCGACCGCGACGAGCTGTCTGACCGCTATCCGGACCTGGTGGAGATCTGGCCGCTGACACCCCTGCAGACGGGCATCCTGTTCGAGTTGCTGCTTGAAGACGACGACAACGGTGGCTCCTACCGGCTGCAGACGAAGATCGAGCTGACCGGCGCGCCGGCTCCCGACCGGGTCCGCGACGCCTGCGCCCGGCTCGTCGCCAGACACGCCAGCCTGCGGACGGCCTTCGTCTCCGACGTGGCCGATGAACCGGCCCAGGTCGTGTTGAGCGCTCTTGAGCCGCCATGGCGGCATGTGGACCTCACGCACCTCGACGTCGCTGACCGCGACCGCGCGCTCGGCCAGCTGCTGGATGAGGAACGTGGCCTGCTGCCCGACCCGGATTCCCCGCCCCTGCTCCGCTTCGCGCTGATCTCGCTGGAGGCCGACCGAGCGCTGCTGGTGCTCACCGCGTACCACCTGCTCTACGACGGTTGGTCTGAGGGAGTGATGGCCAGGGAGCTGGCGGAGCTGTACGCCGGGGTCGAGCTCCCGCCGCCCGGCGACTTCCGCGACTACCTGCACTGGTTGGGACAACAGGATCCCACCGCGAGCATCCAGGCCTGGCAGGACCGGCTGAGCGGCCTTGACGGGCCGACGCTGCTCGCGCCCGGACTGGACCTGACCGAGCCGACAGACATGCGTGAGGAGATCATCGCGATCGGGCGCCACGAGCTGGTTCCCGATCACCGACTACTGGCCACGCGGAGCGCGATCGCTCAAGCCGCCTGGGCGATCGTGCTGGGCGAACTCACCGGCAGGGCCGACGTCGTCTTCGGGGTCACGGTCTCCGGACGCCCCGGCGAGCTGGCAGGGGTCGAGTCCATGGTGGGCATGCTCATCAACACGATTCCCATGCGGGTTCGCCTGAACCCCGAGCAGTCCATCGCCGACCTGTTCACGCAGCTGGCGAGCGCCCAGGTCAGCATGCTGGCGCACGAGCACCTGGGCCTGATCGACATTCACCAGGCCGTCGACGCCACTCGCCTGTTCGACACCCTGGTGGTGTGCCAGTCCTTCCCCGCGGCCGGCCCGGGCAACGACGCCCTCGGCCTCGGGAAGATCCACACGTCCGGGATAGGGAACTACCCGTTGACGCTGCTCGTCGAGATGGAACGGCTCATCGTCCAGTACGACGCGCGGTGCCATGACGCTGAGGGTGTGGTGGCCATCGCCGAGCGATTCCGGGAGGTGGCCGCCCAGTTGACTGCGGGCGCCTACCGAACCGATCTCGCGCTGCCGTTAGCGGCGCCCGCCGCGCGGCCAGGACACGCCTAG
- the hisN gene encoding histidinol-phosphatase, with protein MTSTPRHPPAGQDAEWAADLELALGLAELADTVTTARFRSADLLVRSKPDLTPVSDADQAVEQLIRQRLSTDRPHDAFCGEESGTTGSGPRRWVLDPIDGTKNFVRGVPVWATLIALLAHGEPVLGVVSAPALGQRWWAARGHGAFGSSFGQPPRRLRVSDVSRLADASLSYASLSGWAALGRQQALVELTDQVWRSRAYGDFWSYMLVAEGAVDLAAEPELSLWDMAALAPIVTEAGGRFTGLNGVDGVQHGNAAASNGLLHAALLSALGDRR; from the coding sequence GTGACCAGCACGCCGCGACACCCGCCCGCCGGCCAGGACGCCGAATGGGCAGCCGATCTCGAGCTGGCCTTGGGACTGGCCGAGCTGGCCGACACCGTCACCACCGCGCGCTTTCGCAGCGCCGACCTGCTGGTGCGCAGCAAGCCCGACCTGACACCGGTGAGCGACGCCGACCAGGCCGTCGAGCAGCTGATCCGGCAACGACTGTCCACCGACCGGCCGCACGACGCCTTCTGCGGCGAGGAGTCGGGAACGACCGGCAGCGGACCCCGCCGCTGGGTGCTCGACCCGATCGACGGCACCAAGAACTTCGTCCGCGGAGTGCCGGTCTGGGCAACGCTGATCGCCTTGCTGGCGCACGGTGAACCAGTGCTCGGCGTGGTCAGCGCCCCGGCGCTGGGACAGCGCTGGTGGGCCGCGCGCGGCCACGGCGCGTTCGGCAGCTCCTTCGGCCAGCCGCCTCGTCGGCTGCGGGTCTCCGACGTCAGCCGGCTCGCTGACGCCAGCCTGTCCTACGCCTCGCTGTCGGGATGGGCCGCGCTGGGCCGTCAGCAGGCCCTCGTGGAGCTGACCGATCAGGTCTGGCGCTCACGGGCCTATGGTGACTTCTGGTCCTACATGCTGGTGGCCGAGGGCGCGGTGGACCTGGCTGCCGAACCCGAGCTGTCGCTGTGGGACATGGCGGCCCTCGCGCCCATCGTCACCGAGGCCGGAGGCCGGTTCACCGGCCTGAACGGGGTCGACGGCGTGCAGCATGGCAACGCCGCCGCGTCCAACGGCCTGCTGCACGCCGCGCTGCTCAGCGCGCTGGGCGACCGGCGCTGA
- a CDS encoding YbaK/EbsC family protein produces the protein MVTDAEPDASSSSLNWLSTADGGQLLAPPVSAFLAGWPSSRLVSVAEIDPELADTAAFCEHYGVRPAESANCVVVSGKRAGEVKFAACVVLATDRADVNGAVRRLLDVRKASFAPMAEAVELTGMEYGGITPIGLPAGWPVLVAAEVAAAGPVVIGSGLRRSKLRLDGALLGVLPGAEVVPELSQR, from the coding sequence ATGGTGACTGACGCCGAGCCGGACGCCTCGTCTTCCAGCCTGAACTGGCTGAGCACGGCTGACGGCGGGCAGCTGCTCGCGCCGCCGGTCAGCGCGTTCCTGGCCGGCTGGCCCAGCAGCCGGCTGGTGTCGGTCGCCGAGATCGACCCTGAGCTGGCCGACACGGCCGCCTTCTGTGAGCACTACGGGGTTCGCCCGGCCGAATCGGCGAACTGCGTGGTGGTGAGCGGCAAGCGCGCTGGCGAAGTGAAGTTCGCGGCCTGCGTGGTGCTGGCGACCGACCGGGCCGACGTCAACGGCGCCGTGCGGCGGTTGCTGGACGTGCGCAAGGCCTCGTTCGCTCCGATGGCAGAGGCGGTGGAGCTGACCGGCATGGAGTACGGCGGCATCACGCCGATCGGGCTGCCCGCCGGGTGGCCGGTGCTGGTGGCGGCCGAGGTGGCCGCGGCCGGGCCGGTCGTGATCGGCAGCGGACTGCGGCGTTCGAAGCTGCGGCTGGACGGCGCCCTGCTGGGCGTCCTGCCTGGCGCTGAGGTGGTGCCCGAGCTGTCGCAGCGTTGA
- a CDS encoding VOC family protein, translating into MPIHDGPWLDGTPCWVDLSVEDIGAARLFYQSLLGWDIQDSPPEYGGYLNCVKNGRLTAGIGPKMMPEEPAGWLTHFATSDVEASAERVSAHGGQVMMGPLDVMELGRMAICADPSGARFGLWQAGSHAGLGVVNEPGAVIWTEQMSRTFEPDLAFYSGVFGWEFHEMEAEGFRYASFVSQDRDIGAVGEYGAEDLELPAQWWVYLAVDDTDAAVDQVVKLGGGVLRPPADSPYGRLATVTDNQGASFRLLAAPPEGYGD; encoded by the coding sequence ATGCCAATCCATGATGGTCCGTGGCTCGATGGCACGCCCTGCTGGGTCGACCTGTCCGTTGAGGACATCGGCGCCGCCCGGTTGTTCTACCAGAGCCTGTTGGGCTGGGACATCCAGGACAGCCCGCCGGAGTACGGCGGCTACCTCAACTGCGTGAAGAACGGCCGCCTGACTGCGGGCATCGGCCCGAAGATGATGCCGGAGGAGCCGGCCGGGTGGCTGACGCACTTCGCCACCTCCGACGTCGAGGCGTCGGCCGAGCGGGTCAGCGCGCACGGCGGCCAGGTGATGATGGGACCGTTGGATGTGATGGAACTGGGCCGGATGGCCATCTGCGCCGATCCCAGCGGCGCGAGGTTCGGCCTGTGGCAAGCGGGCAGCCATGCCGGTCTGGGTGTCGTGAACGAGCCGGGCGCGGTGATCTGGACCGAGCAGATGAGCCGCACCTTCGAGCCGGACCTCGCCTTCTACAGCGGGGTGTTCGGCTGGGAGTTCCACGAGATGGAAGCCGAGGGGTTTCGGTACGCCAGCTTCGTCAGCCAGGATCGCGACATCGGCGCGGTGGGCGAGTACGGCGCCGAGGATCTGGAGTTGCCGGCCCAGTGGTGGGTGTACCTCGCAGTCGATGACACCGACGCCGCTGTCGACCAGGTCGTCAAGCTCGGCGGTGGCGTGCTCCGCCCGCCCGCGGACTCGCCCTACGGCCGGCTGGCCACCGTGACCGACAACCAGGGCGCCAGCTTCCGGCTGCTGGCGGCGCCGCCTGAGGGTTATGGTGACTGA